The Syngnathus typhle isolate RoL2023-S1 ecotype Sweden linkage group LG3, RoL_Styp_1.0, whole genome shotgun sequence genome window below encodes:
- the sh3gl2a gene encoding SH3 domain containing GRB2 like 2a, endophilin A1 isoform X2: MSVAGFKKQFHKATQKVSEKVGGAEGTKLDEDFMEMEKKVDATTRAVMDIMTKTTEYLQPNPATRAKMSMMNSMSRMRGQEKGPGYTQTEAILGESMQRFGRELGEESNFGLALIDAGECMRELAEVKDALDMEVKQNFIDPLQNLHEKDLKEIQHHLKKMQGRRLDFDYKKKRQGKVTEDELKQALEKFDESKDIAELSMFNLLESDIEQVSQLSALVHAQVEYHTRASEILTQLSGKIDERIKDCSHKPRKEYVHKPRTTLDFSSVSENHNGGIHGARSPGARSPAPMDQPCCRALYDFDPENEGELGFKEGDIITLTNKIDDNWYEGMLHGNSGFFPINYVDILVPLPH; this comes from the exons ATGTCTGTAGCGGGCTTCAAGAAGCAATTCCACAAAGCCACTCAG AAAGTGAGTGAGAAAGTGGGCGGAGCTGAGGGAACGAAGCTCGATGAGGACTTTATGGAAATGGAAAAG AAGGTGGACGCAACCACCCGGGCAGTCATGGACATCATGACCAAGACGACGGAGTACCTGCAGCCTAACCCAG CCACCAGAGCCAAGATGAGCATGATGAACTCCATGTCTCGCATGCGCGGTCAGGAGAAGGGACCCGGCTACACTCAGACAGAAGCCATCTTGGGAGAGTCCATGCAGCGTTTCGGTCGCGAGCTCGGCGAAGAGTCCAATTTTG gcctggctctgATCGACGCCGGCGAGTGCATGCGCGAGCTCGCCGAGGTTAAAGACGCCCTGGACATGGAAGTCAAGCAGAACTTCATCGACCCGCTGCAGAACCTTCACGAGAAAGACCTCAAGGAGATCCAG CATCACCTGAAGAAGATGCAGGGCCGGCGTCTGGACTTTGACTACAAGAAGAAACGGCAGGGCAAAGTGACGGAAGACGAGCTCAAGCAAGCGCTGGAGAAGTTTGACGAATCCAAGGACATCGCCGAGCTCAGCATGTTCAACCTGCTGGAGAGCGAC ATCGAGCAGGTGAGTCAGCTGTCGGCGCTCGTCCACGCTCAGGTGGAGTATCACACCCGGGCGTCCGAGATCCTCACGCAGTTGTCTGGTAAAATCGACGAACG GATAAAAGATTGTTCTCACAAGCCTCGCAAAGAGTACGTCCACAAGCCTCGCACCACTCTGGACTTCTCCTCCGTCAGCGAGAACCACAACGGAGGCATCCATGGCGCTCGTTCTCCGG GAGCGAGGTCACCAG CCCCCATGGACCAGCCATGCTGCCGCGCCCTCTACGACTTCGACCCCGAAAACGAGGGCGAGCTCGGCTTCAAGGAGGGCGACATCATCACCTTGACCAACAAGATCGACGACAACTGGTACGAGGGGATGCTGCACGGCAACTCGGGCTTCTTCCCCATCAACTACGTGGACATCCTGGTGCCCCTGCCGCACTAG
- the sh3gl2a gene encoding SH3 domain containing GRB2 like 2a, endophilin A1 isoform X3, with translation MSVAGFKKQFHKATQKVSEKVGGAEGTKLDEDFMEMEKKVDATTRAVMDIMTKTTEYLQPNPATRAKMSMMNSMSRMRGQEKGPGYTQTEAILGESMQRFGRELGEESNFGLALIDAGECMRELAEVKDALDMEVKQNFIDPLQNLHEKDLKEIQHHLKKMQGRRLDFDYKKKRQGKVTEDELKQALEKFDESKDIAELSMFNLLESDIEQVSQLSALVHAQVEYHTRASEILTQLSGKIDERIKDCSHKPRKEYVHKPRTTLDFSSVSENHNGGIHGARSPAPMDQPCCRALYDFDPENEGELGFKEGDIITLTNKIDDNWYEGMLHGNSGFFPINYVDILVPLPH, from the exons ATGTCTGTAGCGGGCTTCAAGAAGCAATTCCACAAAGCCACTCAG AAAGTGAGTGAGAAAGTGGGCGGAGCTGAGGGAACGAAGCTCGATGAGGACTTTATGGAAATGGAAAAG AAGGTGGACGCAACCACCCGGGCAGTCATGGACATCATGACCAAGACGACGGAGTACCTGCAGCCTAACCCAG CCACCAGAGCCAAGATGAGCATGATGAACTCCATGTCTCGCATGCGCGGTCAGGAGAAGGGACCCGGCTACACTCAGACAGAAGCCATCTTGGGAGAGTCCATGCAGCGTTTCGGTCGCGAGCTCGGCGAAGAGTCCAATTTTG gcctggctctgATCGACGCCGGCGAGTGCATGCGCGAGCTCGCCGAGGTTAAAGACGCCCTGGACATGGAAGTCAAGCAGAACTTCATCGACCCGCTGCAGAACCTTCACGAGAAAGACCTCAAGGAGATCCAG CATCACCTGAAGAAGATGCAGGGCCGGCGTCTGGACTTTGACTACAAGAAGAAACGGCAGGGCAAAGTGACGGAAGACGAGCTCAAGCAAGCGCTGGAGAAGTTTGACGAATCCAAGGACATCGCCGAGCTCAGCATGTTCAACCTGCTGGAGAGCGAC ATCGAGCAGGTGAGTCAGCTGTCGGCGCTCGTCCACGCTCAGGTGGAGTATCACACCCGGGCGTCCGAGATCCTCACGCAGTTGTCTGGTAAAATCGACGAACG GATAAAAGATTGTTCTCACAAGCCTCGCAAAGAGTACGTCCACAAGCCTCGCACCACTCTGGACTTCTCCTCCGTCAGCGAGAACCACAACGGAGGCATCCATGGCGCTCGTTCTCCGG CCCCCATGGACCAGCCATGCTGCCGCGCCCTCTACGACTTCGACCCCGAAAACGAGGGCGAGCTCGGCTTCAAGGAGGGCGACATCATCACCTTGACCAACAAGATCGACGACAACTGGTACGAGGGGATGCTGCACGGCAACTCGGGCTTCTTCCCCATCAACTACGTGGACATCCTGGTGCCCCTGCCGCACTAG
- the sh3gl2a gene encoding SH3 domain containing GRB2 like 2a, endophilin A1 isoform X1, whose protein sequence is MSVAGFKKQFHKATQKVSEKVGGAEGTKLDEDFMEMEKKVDATTRAVMDIMTKTTEYLQPNPATRAKMSMMNSMSRMRGQEKGPGYTQTEAILGESMQRFGRELGEESNFGLALIDAGECMRELAEVKDALDMEVKQNFIDPLQNLHEKDLKEIQHHLKKMQGRRLDFDYKKKRQGKVTEDELKQALEKFDESKDIAELSMFNLLESDIEQVSQLSALVHAQVEYHTRASEILTQLSGKIDERIKDCSHKPRKEYVHKPRTTLDFSSVSENHNGGIHGARSPGARSPARSPAPMDQPCCRALYDFDPENEGELGFKEGDIITLTNKIDDNWYEGMLHGNSGFFPINYVDILVPLPH, encoded by the exons ATGTCTGTAGCGGGCTTCAAGAAGCAATTCCACAAAGCCACTCAG AAAGTGAGTGAGAAAGTGGGCGGAGCTGAGGGAACGAAGCTCGATGAGGACTTTATGGAAATGGAAAAG AAGGTGGACGCAACCACCCGGGCAGTCATGGACATCATGACCAAGACGACGGAGTACCTGCAGCCTAACCCAG CCACCAGAGCCAAGATGAGCATGATGAACTCCATGTCTCGCATGCGCGGTCAGGAGAAGGGACCCGGCTACACTCAGACAGAAGCCATCTTGGGAGAGTCCATGCAGCGTTTCGGTCGCGAGCTCGGCGAAGAGTCCAATTTTG gcctggctctgATCGACGCCGGCGAGTGCATGCGCGAGCTCGCCGAGGTTAAAGACGCCCTGGACATGGAAGTCAAGCAGAACTTCATCGACCCGCTGCAGAACCTTCACGAGAAAGACCTCAAGGAGATCCAG CATCACCTGAAGAAGATGCAGGGCCGGCGTCTGGACTTTGACTACAAGAAGAAACGGCAGGGCAAAGTGACGGAAGACGAGCTCAAGCAAGCGCTGGAGAAGTTTGACGAATCCAAGGACATCGCCGAGCTCAGCATGTTCAACCTGCTGGAGAGCGAC ATCGAGCAGGTGAGTCAGCTGTCGGCGCTCGTCCACGCTCAGGTGGAGTATCACACCCGGGCGTCCGAGATCCTCACGCAGTTGTCTGGTAAAATCGACGAACG GATAAAAGATTGTTCTCACAAGCCTCGCAAAGAGTACGTCCACAAGCCTCGCACCACTCTGGACTTCTCCTCCGTCAGCGAGAACCACAACGGAGGCATCCATGGCGCTCGTTCTCCGG GAGCGAGGTCACCAG CTCGATCCCCAG CCCCCATGGACCAGCCATGCTGCCGCGCCCTCTACGACTTCGACCCCGAAAACGAGGGCGAGCTCGGCTTCAAGGAGGGCGACATCATCACCTTGACCAACAAGATCGACGACAACTGGTACGAGGGGATGCTGCACGGCAACTCGGGCTTCTTCCCCATCAACTACGTGGACATCCTGGTGCCCCTGCCGCACTAG